Proteins encoded within one genomic window of Aspergillus nidulans FGSC A4 chromosome VII:
- a CDS encoding FAD-binding oxidoreductase (transcript_id=CADANIAT00008280) has protein sequence MSPQRRFNTPDAQTLTRFFDDAASVLGEENVSRTPEHGALNGVRNQDSYGDPFSFSTLHQPSGAVRPGGVEDVQKLLKLANSHKVPLWTVSRGKNLGIVEINEEYGYAIVEPGVSFFDLYEEIQRRGLGLWPSVPAIGWGSVLGNTMDRGFGYTPNGEHSQSQCGMEVVLPNGDLLRTGMGAMTDNKTFVLYKGQISVSLGLNWRYRDQRLLIGTGVVTKIGIHITPAPEAYATVTVSVPQEENLIPLVGVLSDLMRRSVILNSPSIANIFRIALFSQAPEVQAKLAQHTKPNSHVPYPVLEEIRKQQGWGFWKAYFSLYGSVEMLPALLSTVQRSFSVIPGVQIQWREFPGTPGRAITAAEIGSEEIPHIVQSPAAGTSTTSPILPPSGRELYNWYLTAKQHTIDANFDFFADFHVYPRYVVAIELVVYTLAEEPRVHELYKTLARDGVKQGYIVYRTHVSHMDNLAGKLDFNGHVFSKVTGALKDLFDPSGILSPGKSGIWNSERQYLVQQRFDER, from the exons ATGTCTCCGCAGAGAAGGTTCAACACACCAGATGCCCAGACGCTGACCCGGTTCTTTGATGATGCCGCAAGCGTGCTCGGGGAGGAGAATGTTTCGCGCACTCCTGAACATGGTGCCCTCAACGGTGTTCGGAACCAGGACTCATACGGCGACCCCTTCTCGTTCTCTACGCTCCACCAACCAAGCGGCGCTGTTCGCCCGGGGGGTGTGGAAGATGTCCAGaaactcctgaagcttgcgaaCAGCCACAAAGTGCCCCTGTGGACTGTCTCAAGAGGGAAGAATCTTGG GATAGTCGAGATTAACGAAGAATACGGCTATGCAATCGTGGAGCCCGGCGTGTCCTTTTTCGATCTATATGAAGAAATCCAACGGCGCGGCCTGGGTCTCTGGCCCTCGGTCCCGGCGATCGGATGGGGATCAGTGCTGGGAAATACCATGGATCGTGGATTCGGATATACGCCTAACGGAGAGCATTCTCAGTCGCAGTGCGGAATGGAGGTTGTGTTGCCGAATGGGGATTTGCTTCGTACGGGGATGGGGGCAATGACGGATAATAAGACGTTTGTGCTGTATAAAGG TCAAATCTCGGTGAGCCTTGGACTGAACTGGAGGTATCGGGATCAAAGATTGCTAATTGGAACAGGAGTCGTCACCAAAATCGGCATCCATATTACCCCAGCCCCAGAAGCTTACGCAACGGTCACGGTCAGTGTTCCGCAGGAAGAGAATCTCATCCCCTTGGTGGGCGTCCTCTCTGACCTCATGCGGCGCTCTGTCATCCTAAACTCGCCGTCCATCGCCAATATCTTCCGCATTGCGCTATTCTCCCAAGCGCCGGAAGTGCAGGCCAAGCTGGCACAGCACACGAAGCCCAACTCCCACGTTCCGTACCCGGTTCTGGAGGAGATCCGCAAGCAGCAAGGCTGGGGCTTCTGGAAGGCGTACTTCTCGCTTTATGGATCCGTGGAGATGCTGCCCGCCCTGCTGAGCACCGTCCAGCGCTCATTCAGCGTCATCCCTGGCGTCCAGATCCAGTGGCGAGAGTTCCCTGGCACTCCCGGACGCGCTATCACCGCCGCTGAGATTGGCAGCGAAGAAATCCCTCACA TCGTGCAGAGCCCGGCGGCGGGCACATCGACTACCTCACCCATTCTTCCCCCCTCCGGCCGTGAGTTGTACAACTGGTACCTCACGGCAAAGCAGCACACCATCGACGCCAACTTTGACTTTTTCGCGGATTTCCATGTTTACCCGCGCTATGTGGTAGCCATTGAATTAGTTGTCTATACCCTTGCTGAAGAACCGCGCGTCCACGAGCTGTACAAAACTCTGGCGCGAGATGGAGTGAAGCAGGGATATATCGTGTATCGTACTCATGTGAGTCATATGGATAATCTAGCAGGGAAATTGGACTTCAATGGCCATGTCTTCTCGAAGGTTACTGGCGCGCTAAAGGACTTGTTCGATCCGAGCGGCATCCTTTCACCAGGAAAGTCAGGAATATGGAACAGTGAGAGGCAGTATCTGGTACAGCAAAGATTTGAtgagagatga
- a CDS encoding carotenoid oxygenase family protein (transcript_id=CADANIAT00008281), protein MSGFEAHFSDRPQFSGFMKPCRFEGDVSHLEVYGEIPKDIDGVFYRVMPDPQLPPFIEDDPRYVQTEKFVREREAQRALLAGLGKYRNRFTDAVELKVRSTANTNVVFFNGQLLALKEDSPPYALDPVTLDTKGLYDFEGQLPSLTFTAHPKFDPATGEMVCFGYEARGDGTPDVCYYSVSPTGKFTEVVWLVAPVVAMIHDFAVTDNWVIFPIIPQVCDLERMKQGGEHWQWSPETPFYLGVMPRRGAKAEEVKWFRYMNSFPGHTANAYENEQGHLVIDLGLSEKNVFFWWPDAQGNAPEPSSIVSQLVRFTIDPQTEDLTLREPEVLQEGNSEFYRIDDRFATRPYRHCYFDLMDPQLGTDFERIGTKIGGGFPLYNSLAHLDHTTGQVEVYFPGRTHLVQEPVFIPRKNSSTEGDGHVLALVNNYDTMASELHLLDTRDFARAQAKILLPVRLRQGLHGSWVDASDDDHRVSTVGS, encoded by the exons ATGTCTGGTTTCGAAGCTCACTTCTCGGACCGCCCCCAGTTCTCGGGATTCATGAAACCATGTCGCTTTGAGGGTGACGTCTCTCATTTGGAGGTGTACGGCGAGATCCCCAAGGATATCGATGGGGTATTCTACCGGGTAATGCCTGATCCTCAGTTGCCCCCCTTCATTGAAGACGATCCC CGGTATGTGCAAACCGAGAAGTTTGTACGCGAGCGCGAGGCCCAGCGCGCCCTGTTGG CCGGGCTAGGCAAGTACCGCAACAGATTCACCGACGCGGTCGAGCTTAAAGTTCGCAGCACAGCTAACACCAAtgtcgtcttcttcaacggGCAGTTGTTGGCCCTGAAGGAAGACTCGCCCCCCTACGCCCTGGACCCTGTTACGCTGGACACTAAAGGGCTGTATGACTTTGAAGGCCAGCTGCCATCTCTCACATTCACGGCGCATCCGAAATTCGATCCAGCCACGGGCGAGATGGTTTGTTTCGGATACGAGGCGCGGGGTGACGGTACACCAGACGTGTGCTATTACAGCGTCTCGCCGACTGGAAAGTTCACGGAGGTCGTTTGGCTGGTCGCGCCAGTCGTGGCTATGATTCATGATTTCGCGGTCACTGACAACTGG GTTATCTTCCCCATCATACCCCAAGTATGCGACCTTGAACGAATGAAGCAGGGAGGCGAGCACTGGCAATGGAGCCCAGAGACCCCGTTCTACTTGGGTGTCATGCCGCGTCGAGGCGCCAAAGCCGAAGAAGTCAAG TGGTTTCGATATATGAATTCTTTTCCTGGCCATACTGCCAATGCCTATGAGAACGAGCAAGGGCACCTAGTCATCGACCTGGGTCTAAGCGAGAAgaacgtcttcttctggtggCCCGACGCACAAGGGAACGCCCCCGAACCCAGCTCGATTGTCTCTCAGCTCGTCCGATTCACCATCGACCCTCAGACCGAGGACCTCACTCTTCGTGAGCCTGAAGTCCTGCAGGAGGGCAACTCGGAGTTCTACAGGATCGACGATCGGTTCGCCACTCGCCCTTATCGACACTGCTACTTTGACCTGATGGACCCCCAGCTGGGTACTGATTTTGAGCGCATCGGTACCAAAATTGGCGGGGGATTTCCCTTATACAACTCACTGGCCCACCTGGACCATACCACAGGACAGGTGGAGGTGTACTTCCCAGGGAGAACCCACCTGGTTCAGGAGCCCGTCTTCATACCGCGGAAGAACTCGAGTACTGAGGGAGACGGCCATGTGCTGGCTCTGGTCAACAACTATGACACGATGGCAAGCGAGCTCCATTTACTGGATACGCGCGATTTTGCTCGCGCGCAGGCCAAGATTCTGCTTCCGGTCCGCTTGCGTCAGGGTCTGCATGGAAGCTGGGTAGATGCGAGCGATGACGATCATCGTGTGTCGACAGTGGGATCTTAA